The Oncorhynchus mykiss isolate Arlee chromosome 20, USDA_OmykA_1.1, whole genome shotgun sequence genomic sequence ATGAGATAGGTACATGTCTGGACAGTTTTTTTCCAGGAAGAAATGTTTGCTTATTTGATGAGATAGGTACATGTCTGGACAGTTTTTTCACAGGAAGAAATGTTTGTTATTTGATGAGATAGGTACATGTCTGGACAGTTTTTTTCCAGGAAGAAATGTTTGTTATTTGATGAGATAGGTACATGTCTGGACAGTTTTTTTCCAGGAAGAAATGTTTGCTTATTTGATGAGATAGGTACATGTCTGGACAGTTTTTTTCCAGGAATAAATGTTTGCTTATTTGATGAGATAGGTACATGTCTGGACAGTTTTTTCCAGGAATAAATGTTTGCTTATTTGATGAGATAGGTACATGTCTGGACAGTTTTTTCCAGGAATAAATGTTTGTTATTTGATGAGATAGGTACATGTCTGGACAGTTTTTTCCAGGAAGAAATGTTTGcttatttgatgttatttaactgttttacccatctcatatgaatatactgtattccaGTCAAAGCTcatcctatttaactactgttgtacacaccttttctattcatatactgtctataatgtctatTTCAACCATGATATACATATACATTTATATTcctgactctgacattgctcgttctaatatttctatattaaaaaaaacaacattgtgTGGcggtgtattgttgtgtattgcgTATATTGTTTcaaattgttaggtattactgcactgttggggctaggaacataagcattttgctacacacGCGATGACATCTGAAAAAtatgtgtacatgaccaataaaaTTCAGATAAGGTAGGGATCTAGCACAGAATTCAATCCAGGACCTTGCTATTTTCAACCTAGAAATAATGCCGGAACTATTACCTACCTTTTCTCAGAGTGATTGAGCAATGTTGGTCAAACAAGAGGGTTTCTTCAGCCAGCTGGCACGTTGACCCTTGGCTTCTTTAAAGGTACAATCTGCAATACTGCTGTTCATATGGTCATTGGAATTAGGCTAGTCGTACTGTATACCCATTGATCCTTGAAGAAAATGCCTTAGAACATTTGTCTTACCCCATTATAACACAAAATAGAAAGCTGCTTTTCTCAACAGTTTTTTGTTGTCTTTtggggatttatttagaatacaGCTTTAAAACTTTGTAACTATCAAATTGATGTCATGGACTGTCAGTCAATGCATCCATAGGATCCATCAAATTTGgaagtggttacatttcttcatCCCCATCCTTCAGCTTTATAACAAGCCAGGTGGCTATACTAATTGGCATGAGGTTTTCCATGAACGAAATCCAACAAAGAACAGAATAGGTTGATGTGAGCCAAAACCTGGATGGTTACTTCCAGCCTCCAGACATCAATGGACAAACAAACTGAAGCCTGTTGTCTGACACATTCTTTGAGGAAGCAAAGGGATTACACTACTCACAAATCTTCGGAAAAAACACTTAATTCATAAAGACTGAGAAAATCCTATTTCAATCACTTGCAACCATTTTTAATTACTTCTCTTTTCTTTGAGCCACTACAACAGCTTGATAGTCAACTGAATTGATCACTCATATCACCTACCACACAGCTCCCAACTACACAGAGTCTATCTTCTCCCCGTCACACAGGCATTGGCATCCTAATGAAATAGGAGCCCACCTCTTTGATTATGTTAAAACTTGACAGAGTTGGTACTCTGGGATAAGGTCTGAAGTAGACCATGTCATATTAATGAAAGGGCAAGAGTAACAACCTTCATTAGCATTCAACTCAACGAGGGTATTCAGACTGACAAGTGACAACTAATACAATCCAATATTTAGGCCTAATTCAGTCACTTCCTCTAGTCTGATGGCATTACACtcctgtgtaataatgtattggtAAACTGCCATGGTGGTGTATACGTAAATTGTAAATTGTGAATACATATACCTCTCATAAATAGTCATAACCATGCATTATTCAGATTATCAGATTTCATTTGCTAACTTTTTATGGCCATTACAAAAGTCTGAGGGATGCATGGCAAATCAATTAGCACTGCAAATGACTAAAGAAATGCATTGATTTTACTTTAACGATGGATCTATATCTTTTCTTAATCCAAACACAAAAGCTGACTCAAATTTAATTTCCCTTAGGAAACACTGCAGAGGACAATGTACAATGGGCATGAAATATTTGATTTCAAAGTATTACAGAATCAAATTATAGCCCCTCTACAGCCGGTGGTCCCATGTCGGGTAATAAACAGCCTGGCAATAACTGAAAACAGCTGCTGCTTTCAGGGGGTTCATTTTGTTCCCAGGCTAGCTAGCTCTCTTataatggaagagaagaggagagactgaCATCACACACAATGCTATACTCTGAATCAATAATTCTTACCTAATTCTTACCTTATAAAACACTGTCTCAAATGGTGGCCTTTACCCATAAAACATGCATGACACATTGGCCTGTTGATACCGAATGTGATGCCAAGTCACATTGTCAAATGGTTTTACAACTTTGACATGACAAGTGGATCAGATGGGGAAAACTGATATGTCAGTCATATGAAATCTAAAGTGCTTGATGCAGTGCATCTCAACCAAAACCTTTTTTGCTccattacagagagagaaggtgtggaggtCTATTGAACACTTGTTGGATAAAATGGTAGCAACAAATAAGATGCACATAGATTCAATATTGTGGTAAAGGTAATATTCATTACAGTGTTTGATAGATAATGGTTTATTTGACTACTTACAAAAACATTCAAAATTCAGAATTGAAGTATATTTAGAAAAACAACATTTGCTGATTAACAACTTTATGTAAAATGTAGTATCATGCATATTTAGCATTTTAGATATTTGAGTGAAAATCACATAAACAGTTTCAAATTTACAACAATCATTTAGAAAGTACAATGTTCACCATGGTAACATTAAAAGCATCCACCATTTTAAGACAAATCAGGGATTTTGTAAAATACAAAGTCACATGTACATGTTGGTCtatgatacagtatattgtcTTATCCCTGAAAAGATACACAGGCATAATGATACCATCATATTCCACTTGAAAATAATATCATTAATACACAACTGACAAAGCCTGACGGCATCCCTATCTACACATACTTACTAAAATCCTTGAACGGACTGACATACAACGTATatttaaaaaagatatatatatataaatatatcaaGCAAGTTCCAACCTGGGTCCTAATGCTATTGAAGGGATTTCAATTACTTTCACATACATTTCAAAGTAAACATTTATTGTTTTTTCAAATAGAAGTAGTTGTTTCAGTCCCATTATTTAAAAATACTGAAATACACCGAAAATATgtgcaaaaatataaacgcaacatgcaacaattttaaagatttgactgagttatagttcatatcaTGAAATCAtgaaattgaaataaataaattaggccctaatctacggatttcacatgactgggaatacaaatatgcatctgttggtcacagttacctttaaaaaaaaggtaggggcatggatcagataACCATCTGTTGTGACCacgatttgcctcatgcagtgtgacacatctccttcgcatagacttgatcaggctgttgattgtggcctgtggattgttgtcccactcctcttcaaatcaaataaaattgtattggtcacatacacgtgttaagcagatgctattgcgggtgtagcgaaatgcttgtgttttaatggctgtgcgaagtttctggatattggagtgaactggaacacgctgtcgtacaagttgatccagaacatcccaaacatgctcaatgggtgacatgactggtgagtatgcaggccatggaagaactgggacattttcagcttccaggtattgtgtatagatccttgcgatatggggctgtgcattatcatgctaaaacatgaggtgatggtggcggatgaatggcacgacaatgggcctcatgatctcgtcacggtatctctttgcattcaaatttccatcaataaaatgtaattgtgttagttgtctgtagcttatgcctgcccataccataaccttaccgccaccatggggcacttttttcgtcagcaaactgctcgcccacacgacaccatacatgtggtctgcggttctCAGGCCGGTTGgacctactgccaaattctctaaaacaacgttggaggcggcttatggtagagaaatgaataataaattctctggcaacagctttggtggacattcctgcaggcaGCATGCCAacactctctcaaaacttgagacatctgtggcattgtggtgTTTGACAAAATTGCAAatgttagagtggccttttattttcctcagcacaaggtgcacctgtgtactgatcatgctgtttagcttctggatatgccacacctgtcagatggatggatcatcttggcaaaggggaaatgctcactagcagggatgtaaacacatttctgcacaacatttttgagaaatatgtttttttgtgcacatggaacatttctgggatcaccactttacgtgttgcgtttatatttttgttcagtgtactctAAGTATTTAAAATACAAATACTTAAAGAGATTCTCCAGTACTTTTcaatactttttagccagtactTCTGAAAGTAGCGCTCACGAGCCAAAACTGTTTTCCGAAAATTGCGTACTGTCACATATGTGCAaatatgtgcaccacgtcattgctgtttccctctgctctgctgtggGTAAATCGCGTGCATCTTGATAGCTGTCACTCATATGGTTAGGGGTTGAAGCTCATTGGCTGAAACTTGAAatgctagggggctggcccacaCGGGGGAAAATGTAGGGAACAAGGtgcagcacagcttccagaaaataGCCCCTTTCCAACTAAggatttcgtggctaattgaCGTAAAACAGTACTTCTGCTCATAGATGATGGATTATGCATTTATGAACTACACATTTGCAAATACAGCCCAAAGTgagaggtttaaaaaatacttagtaGTCACCAAAGTCACCATGTATTTTTTCACCAAAGTCACCATGTCTTTAATTAagcatgtatttgaacccaggtctgccacAACCCAATGGTTAGGACTTTATCTCCGTAAACTTGCAAGCACTGTAATATATCCGTTTTAAATATCAATAAATATTTCAGTTACTTGACGTTGATAAAGCAGCATTATCATGTTGATGGAACATTTTGCAGGTGAGCAAGTTCTGCCAAGCACTGTTAAAAATGACAAACAGTATTCAATACAATATCTGATAATAactaaatataattttttttacatttttttttaatcactttCAGTTTGGATATTTTGCAGGGCTACATTAAAGGCAattcacatacacatacaataCATAACAATTTAGCACAGATCATATAACATATAAAAGCAGCTATACACAGCTTTAAAGCTGCAGTCTGTGATTGGTAGGCTACATCCATTTTTCTGACttttaaattaatgatatatagCCATTGACTCTTGAAGCAAACAATAATGTAATTGTGAACAAACAATGTACAACTTCAAAACATGGCCAATTTATAATTTTCAGTATGTTCAGTATACCTGTCTAAAAGGATAGCCTACTGTGCACATAACAGCTGATGTTGGTTTATTTCAGTGTTTAGCCCAAAGTACAACATTTTAATAATGCTACCTGACAGAAAGCCTTACGCTGAGCGCTATTCTACATTCAAATATTTGTCAGCCTTGCCAGAAAGAGGCGACAGCAACATAGATGCTCACGCCACGTTGCATTTCAGCATCTTGGCGCATTACGTGTCAGAGCTTTGTGTCAGAGCACCGTGGTTACCTGGGTGACTTCCGAGATCATGTCATCGTTGGGCTGGCAGCATGAGTCTAACGACAACATCTCCATACCTAGTCATACCTCTTGATTGGACCTCTCCACCGTGTTGGCGCTGGAGTGGTGCTCgtgttggtggtggtggcgaGTACGAGAAGAATTCTGCAGCTCCAGCATCGAAGGACTCAAGGGGATGCAGAACTCGCGGAAGCAGCGCTTGAAGTTCTCGTCCAGGAAGGCGTAGAGGACGGGATTCAGGCAGCTGTTGGTGTAGCCCAGAGCGATGCAGAAGTGCCAGGTGACGGACTGCAGCAGGGAGTTGGGGATATTGATAAGGGCTTTGATGATGACGTAGATGTGGATGGGCGTCCAGCAGATGATGAAGACGGCCACCACCACCAGGACCATACGGGTGATGCGGCGCAGGTTGCGGTCCTTCTCCTTGGAGCCGGACAACATGCGCACGCTCTTCAGGCGCAAGATCATTAGCCCATAGCACACGGTGATGATGAGGACGGGGATGATGAAGGCAAAGATGAAGACGCAGATCTTCAGAAGATTCTCCCAGTACCGGGATGGGTGGGGGAAGATCAAAGTGCAGTCGATGATTCCTGAAAATGTGAAGACACAGTTGAACGAATGTAGCATATGAGGAAATCCATGCCTCACAGCAGTATTTTTCACAGGTAGATAAAACTACAGTATATAGGCTCCAAAGCATTGCTCAAAATGATAAACATAGAAGTCAGTTATGTTTTCGTTTGTTAAACAAGCTTGTGCTGACAGCTTGTATTCCTCAGGCTGACATCAGATATATTTTCATCATGAGACTGCAAATAACACTATCTATTCTCATCTAACCAATAACAAGAGCTAAGAAGATTTTGACAGGCACTTTGAAAACCTAATTCAGGAATCAAGCATCACCAATGTTGGTGACAAGTTTCtatcccactactactactacaattatGCACAAACTTTCTGAAGATTATACATGGTGGTAGCTGCTAGTCTATGGCCATATATACCATCTTTAAAGCATAATATTGATGACTAGATTTGGAGGCCTACATTAAGGCCAATTAGGGATGAACGCTTGCAAAACAATTTAATGAGTTTGTGTCACATGTAAACCTAAATAAAGGATCTGAAAGTGTTCTTATTGATAATAAAAACATGCTTATGATATGATAATATGATAATAAAAACATGCTTCATAGCTAACGTGGCACTCGATTTCTCTCTATGACAGACCCAGACCATGCGTAGAACAGCAAAGTGCTTAAATTCCGTTTAAGCTTTCCGTTCACTTCACAGAAATAACTATCAAACATAATTGTTACTCTCGCTGCTGTGGTATGCTCACGAACATTACGGATAGGATATCTATAATTGAGGATCAAAGAAAAACAACAGGGGGAAACGTACTGTCGTACTTGCCGTTATCGGTTACAGTAGTTAAGGCGGTGAACATGACAGGTAGACCGATGGCAGAggacaggatccagttgcacacgTTGACAATCTTCGCGTTACGGGGCGTGCGGAAGTCTAAGGCCTTGACGGGG encodes the following:
- the oprm1 gene encoding delta-type opioid receptor, which produces MESGGNTSNYPYHFSNMAMMNNSVFCRNFSDNMSLDAKCERTDNLAKDSTPVIIAIIITTLYSIVCVLGLVGNVLVMYVIIRYTKMKTATNIYIFNLALADALATSTLPFQSVNFLMGTWPFGDVLCKIVISIDYYNMFTSIFTLTTMSIDRYIAVCHPVKALDFRTPRNAKIVNVCNWILSSAIGLPVMFTALTTVTDNGKYDRIIDCTLIFPHPSRYWENLLKICVFIFAFIIPVLIITVCYGLMILRLKSVRMLSGSKEKDRNLRRITRMVLVVVAVFIICWTPIHIYVIIKALINIPNSLLQSVTWHFCIALGYTNSCLNPVLYAFLDENFKRCFREFCIPLSPSMLELQNSSRTRHHHQHEHHSSANTVERSNQEV